From the Fusarium musae strain F31 chromosome 11, whole genome shotgun sequence genome, one window contains:
- a CDS encoding hypothetical protein (CAZy:GH141), translating to MRLYSIFLFAVRLSVAADIFVDRRGQDYNTGSAGKPVKSIKKAQELVRGLIPSAKDDITVYLGPGTWVIDKPITFKNEDSGINGFKVTWAGSETVISGGYEINNWTESHDGIWSASVPKGTKSRNLYVNGLAAQYARRQIHNRTDFEYTKVGMTWNSSEYDWILEIPGIENGELRAINSFTDRVALIEKVGDRVLEMKRDIWANQLIGYDQIAEPFWDGGVWIQNVKAFLTDGGQFYLDRNESAVYYKPLEGENMATASAYLGVEEVLLVIGGTYEEPVHDLHFEGITFKHSTWLRPDTYGYIDQQTGGHMGNDSLWPNFEASRPHWWQMPSAIQVSAAYNITIESCTFRELGAGGIGVGNDKNAHFTGVGLGANNIHIDDNYFTQVMGNSITVGGIQADAHHPSQPEMLVSDIHASNNIFNNNSVLWSSTVPILFTYTQYSSITHNDIYNQPYSGICHGFGTAYTSLTSKTANGF from the coding sequence ATGCGCTTGTACTCTATTTTCCTCTTCGCGGTACGCTTATCGGTGGCAGCAGATATCTTCGTTGATCGACGAGGACAAGATTACAATACTGGGTCGGCTGGGAAGCCCGTCAAGAGTATTAAAAAAGCACAAGAGCTTGTCCGTGGACTCATTCCGTCAGCCAAAGATGACATTACTGTATACCTTGGCCCAGGTACTTGGGTAATCGACAAGCCCATCACGTTCAAGAATGAAGACTCCGGTatcaatggcttcaaggTAACATGGGCAGGCTCGGAGACAGTTATCTCTGGAGGATATGAGATCAACAATTGGACTGAAAGCCATGACGGGATATGGTCTGCTTCAGTCCCCAAGGGAACGAAGTCCCGTAATCTTTACGTAAACGGGTTAGCTGCTCAGTATGCCAGACGGCAGATCCATAATCGGACGGATTTTGAGTACACGAAAGTCGGAATGACCTGGAACAGCTCGGAGTACGACTGGATCCTGGAAATCCCAGGCATTGAGAATGGCGAGCTCCGGGCCATAAACTCCTTTACCGATCGTGTTGCGCTCATCGAAAAGGTCGGGGATCGCGTGCTTGAGATGAAAAGGGATATATGGGCTAACCAACTCATCGGCTATGACCAAATCGCGGAGCCGTTTTGGGATGGAGGCGTCTGGATTCAGAATGTTAAAGCCTTTCTCACTGACGGCGGACAATTTTATCTTGACAGAAACGAGTCAGCTGTCTATTACAAGCCGTTAGAAGGCGAAAATATGGCTACCGCCTCTGCCTATCTCGGAGTCGAGGAGGTTCTCCTAGTCATCGGTGGAACCTATGAAGAGCCGGTTCACGACTTACACTTCGAGGGAATTACCTTCAAGCACAGCACGTGGCTCAGACCGGATACTTACGGGTATATAGATCAGCAGACCGGTGGTCATATGGGAAATGATAGTCTGTGGCCCAATTTTGAAGCTTCAAGGCCCCATTGGTGGCAGATGCCTAGCGCGATTCAAGTCAGTGCTGcatacaacatcaccataGAGTCTTGTACTTTTCGAGAGCTTGGAGCTGGAGGCATCGGTGTTGGAAACGACAAGAACGCCCACTTTACGGGTGTTGGGCTCGGGGCAAACAACATTCACATCGATGACAATTATTTCACGCAGGTGATGGGGAATAGCATCACTGTGGGAGGTATACAAGCCGATGCACACCACCCATCGCAGCCGGAGATGCTTGTGTCAGACATCCACGCGTCCAACAACATCTTCAATAACAATTCGGTCCTGTGGTCGTCCACTGTCCCTATCCTTTTCACATACACACAATACTCTTCCATCACACACAATGACATTTATAACCAGCCATATAGCGGTATTTGTCATGGCTTTGGTACGGCCTATACTTCTCTGACGAGTAAGACTGCTAATGGGTTCTAG